One stretch of Paraburkholderia fungorum DNA includes these proteins:
- the panC gene encoding pantoate--beta-alanine ligase, whose product MKVISSIHELRDQLRGQNRTAFVPTMGNLHEGHLSLMRLARQHGDPVVASIFVNRLQFGPNEDFDKYPRTMEADIDKLQKEGVYVLFAPTEKDLYPEPQEYRVHPPHDLGDILEGEFRPGFFQGVCTVVMKLMSCVQPRVAVFGKKDYQQLMIVRRMCHQFALPTDIIAAETVRDADGLALSSRNRYLQAAERAEAPVLAAELNRVREAVLGGERDFAKIEQAAMAALAARGWQPDYIAVRKRSNLLAPGAQDTNAELVVLAAAKLGATRLIDNLEI is encoded by the coding sequence ATGAAAGTCATCAGCTCAATCCATGAATTGCGCGACCAGTTGCGCGGTCAGAATCGCACGGCCTTCGTGCCGACCATGGGCAACCTGCACGAGGGCCATCTGTCGCTGATGCGCCTCGCGCGTCAGCACGGCGATCCGGTGGTCGCGAGCATCTTCGTCAACCGTCTGCAATTCGGACCGAACGAGGATTTCGACAAATATCCGCGCACGATGGAAGCCGATATCGACAAGCTCCAGAAGGAAGGCGTCTACGTGCTGTTCGCGCCGACCGAGAAGGATCTGTACCCGGAGCCGCAGGAGTACCGCGTGCATCCGCCGCACGATCTGGGCGACATCCTCGAAGGCGAATTCCGGCCCGGGTTCTTCCAGGGCGTGTGTACGGTCGTGATGAAGCTGATGTCGTGCGTGCAGCCGCGCGTCGCGGTGTTCGGCAAGAAGGATTACCAGCAATTGATGATCGTGCGCCGCATGTGCCACCAGTTCGCGCTGCCGACCGACATCATCGCCGCCGAAACCGTGCGTGACGCAGACGGCCTCGCGCTCAGCTCGCGCAACCGCTATCTGCAGGCCGCAGAGCGCGCCGAAGCGCCGGTGCTGGCGGCCGAACTGAATCGCGTGCGCGAAGCGGTGCTCGGCGGTGAACGCGATTTCGCAAAAATCGAACAGGCGGCCATGGCCGCGCTGGCCGCGCGCGGCTGGCAGCCCGACTACATCGCGGTGCGCAAGCGCTCGAATCTGCTGGCGCCGGGCGCGCAGGACACGAACGCGGAACTGGTCGTGCTGGCCGCCGCGAAGCTCGGCGCGACGCGTCTGATCGACAACCTCGAAATCTGA
- a CDS encoding segregation and condensation protein A, with the protein MSHADEAHGPAPAPADAALAAPTTDSTPDIVDGIAFARLYGEPLFKLPTDLYIPPDALEVFLETFEGPLDLLLYLIRKQNFNVLDIPMADVTVQYLGYVDQLRQTNLELASEYLLMAAMLIEIKSRMLLPVRKADSGEEAEDPRAELVRRLLEYEQMKLAAQRIDQLPQLGRDFLRAEVYIEQSITPRFPDVDSEDLRAAWADVIKRAKLVQHHKISREELSVREHMSSILRQLQNARFIEFSDLFDTTRGVPVVVVNFIAVLELCRESLVEITQAEPFAPIYVRLAYLPA; encoded by the coding sequence GTGAGTCACGCCGACGAGGCACACGGCCCGGCGCCGGCCCCCGCCGACGCTGCGCTGGCCGCGCCCACCACCGATTCGACGCCCGACATCGTCGACGGCATTGCGTTCGCACGCCTGTATGGCGAACCGCTGTTCAAGCTGCCGACCGACCTGTACATCCCGCCCGACGCACTCGAAGTTTTTCTCGAAACGTTTGAAGGACCGCTGGATCTGCTGCTGTACCTGATCCGCAAGCAGAACTTCAACGTGCTCGACATTCCGATGGCGGACGTCACGGTGCAGTACCTCGGTTACGTCGACCAGTTGCGCCAGACCAATCTCGAACTCGCGTCCGAATATCTGCTGATGGCCGCGATGCTGATCGAAATCAAGTCGCGCATGCTGCTGCCGGTCAGGAAGGCGGACAGCGGCGAAGAAGCCGAAGATCCGCGTGCGGAACTGGTGCGCCGCCTGCTCGAATACGAGCAGATGAAGCTCGCCGCGCAGCGTATCGACCAGTTGCCGCAACTCGGCCGCGATTTTCTGCGCGCCGAGGTCTATATCGAGCAGAGCATCACGCCGCGCTTTCCCGACGTGGACAGCGAAGACCTGCGCGCGGCGTGGGCCGACGTGATCAAGCGCGCGAAGCTGGTCCAGCATCACAAGATTTCGCGTGAAGAACTGTCGGTGCGCGAGCATATGAGTTCGATCCTGCGGCAGTTGCAGAACGCGCGCTTCATCGAATTCTCCGACCTGTTCGACACGACCCGTGGCGTGCCGGTCGTCGTGGTGAATTTCATCGCCGTGCTCGAGTTGTGCCGCGAGTCGCTGGTCGAAATCACCCAGGCAGAGCCGTTCGCGCCCATCTATGTGCGCCTTGCGTATTTGCCGGCCTGA
- the panD gene encoding aspartate 1-decarboxylase, which yields MQRNMLKSKIHRVAVTHCELHYEGSCAIDEDLLEAANIVENERIDIWNINNGERFSTYAIKGERGSGMISLNGSAARRAQLGDLVIIAAFAVVDEAELKAGWKPDLVFVDDNNKIKGSRDHVPTQNWT from the coding sequence ATGCAACGCAACATGCTGAAGTCGAAGATCCACCGCGTCGCGGTCACGCACTGCGAGCTGCACTACGAAGGCTCGTGCGCGATCGACGAAGACTTGCTCGAAGCGGCGAACATCGTCGAAAACGAGCGGATCGACATCTGGAATATCAACAATGGCGAGCGTTTCTCGACCTACGCGATCAAGGGCGAGCGCGGCAGCGGCATGATTTCGCTGAACGGGTCGGCGGCGCGGCGCGCGCAGTTGGGCGACCTGGTGATCATCGCGGCGTTCGCGGTGGTCGACGAAGCCGAACTGAAGGCGGGCTGGAAGCCGGACCTGGTTTTCGTCGACGACAACAACAAGATCAAGGGCAGCCGCGATCACGTGCCGACGCAGAACTGGACCTGA
- the cobD gene encoding threonine-phosphate decarboxylase CobD, protein MVDGTSDPAARVSSANTEAIVHGGNLHEAAARYGIPYAQWLDLSTGINPHGYPVPPVPADAWRRLPDDGDDFAACAARYYGAPDAAHVLPVAGSQAAIRTLPTLLPRSRVGIASLTYSEYAPAFSRAGHEVAPLDVAWHDLPDALTHVVIVNPNNPSAAYLNADKLLHWHAQLSARGGTLLVDEAFADTMPAESLAGRTHLDGLIVLRSPGKFFGLAGVRAGFVLAAPALLDTLRKTLGAWTVSGPARHAVKAAFADEAWQAQMRTHLVSESARLVRSLREHGFSTHSTPLFAWTDDVRAAALHEALARRGVWTRLFTSTGSVRFGLPASEQEWMRLEECLSDAVRTIDRMQAR, encoded by the coding sequence ATGGTTGATGGAACATCTGATCCGGCAGCGCGCGTGAGCAGCGCGAATACCGAAGCGATCGTTCATGGCGGCAATCTGCATGAGGCCGCTGCGCGTTATGGCATTCCGTACGCACAGTGGCTCGATCTGTCGACGGGGATCAATCCGCACGGCTACCCGGTGCCGCCCGTTCCTGCCGATGCATGGCGTCGTCTACCCGACGACGGTGACGATTTCGCCGCCTGCGCCGCGCGTTACTACGGCGCGCCCGATGCCGCACATGTGTTGCCTGTCGCCGGAAGTCAGGCGGCGATTCGCACGCTGCCGACCTTGTTGCCGCGTTCCCGGGTCGGCATTGCATCGCTCACGTATAGCGAATATGCACCCGCGTTTTCGCGGGCCGGCCACGAAGTTGCGCCACTGGATGTAGCTTGGCACGACTTGCCGGACGCGCTCACGCATGTCGTCATCGTCAATCCGAACAATCCGAGCGCCGCGTATCTGAACGCGGACAAGCTGCTGCACTGGCATGCGCAATTGAGCGCGCGCGGCGGCACGCTGCTGGTCGACGAAGCTTTCGCCGATACGATGCCTGCGGAGTCGCTCGCGGGGCGCACGCATCTCGACGGACTGATCGTGTTGCGCTCGCCGGGGAAATTCTTCGGCCTGGCGGGCGTGCGTGCGGGTTTTGTCCTCGCTGCGCCCGCGTTGCTCGACACGTTGCGCAAGACGCTGGGCGCGTGGACGGTCAGCGGTCCCGCACGTCACGCAGTCAAAGCCGCATTCGCCGATGAAGCCTGGCAAGCGCAAATGCGCACGCACCTGGTCAGCGAAAGCGCGCGACTCGTACGCTCATTGCGCGAGCACGGTTTCAGCACACACAGCACGCCACTTTTTGCATGGACCGACGATGTGCGCGCTGCCGCTTTGCATGAAGCGCTCGCGAGACGCGGGGTATGGACGCGGCTTTTTACATCGACGGGCAGTGTGCGGTTTGGCTTGCCCGCGAGCGAACAGGAATGGATGCGCCTCGAAGAATGTCTGAGCGACGCGGTACGCACGATTGATCGCATGCAAGCGCGTTGA
- a CDS encoding DoxX family protein: MNSNRSADLAATLLRVALGVLYLAHSLQKIFVFTLPGTAQFFVSLGLPGWLGYVTAFVELIGGIALLLGVQVRWVALVLLPFMLGAMSAHLHNGWGFASTNGGWEYPAFWAVTLVVQALLGGGVLAASSVNAPRAAAA, from the coding sequence ATGAACTCGAACCGTTCCGCCGATCTGGCCGCCACACTGCTTCGCGTCGCCTTGGGCGTGCTTTATCTCGCTCACAGTCTGCAAAAGATCTTCGTTTTCACGCTGCCGGGTACGGCGCAGTTTTTCGTTTCCCTTGGTTTGCCGGGATGGCTTGGCTATGTGACGGCGTTCGTCGAATTGATCGGCGGTATCGCGCTTTTGCTGGGCGTGCAGGTCCGCTGGGTGGCGCTGGTGCTGCTGCCGTTCATGCTCGGAGCAATGTCGGCGCATTTGCATAACGGCTGGGGTTTTGCGTCGACGAACGGCGGCTGGGAATATCCGGCGTTCTGGGCCGTGACGCTGGTGGTGCAGGCGCTGCTGGGCGGCGGAGTGCTGGCGGCAAGCAGCGTGAATGCGCCGCGCGCGGCGGCGGCTTGA
- a CDS encoding PaaI family thioesterase has product MSQLRPEYTIERLHERQRGKLPGLLGVHVLSLEQGVLTAELTVRDELLAPNGFLHAATVIGLADTACGYACLAHLPETARNFTTVELKSNFLGTATAGTIRAVAKGVHLGRSTQVWDATVTDPNGKTMALFRCTQIVLY; this is encoded by the coding sequence ATGAGCCAACTGCGCCCGGAATACACGATCGAACGTCTGCACGAACGCCAGCGGGGCAAGCTGCCTGGTCTGCTGGGCGTGCATGTGCTGTCGCTGGAACAAGGCGTTCTGACCGCGGAATTGACGGTGCGCGACGAATTGCTCGCGCCGAACGGTTTTCTGCACGCGGCGACGGTAATCGGTCTCGCGGATACCGCCTGCGGCTATGCATGCCTCGCGCATCTGCCTGAAACGGCTCGCAATTTCACGACCGTCGAGTTGAAGAGCAATTTCCTCGGGACGGCGACGGCGGGCACGATCCGCGCGGTCGCCAAGGGCGTGCATCTGGGACGCAGCACGCAGGTGTGGGACGCGACGGTTACCGATCCGAACGGCAAGACGATGGCGCTGTTTCGCTGCACGCAGATCGTGTTGTATTGA
- a CDS encoding adenosylcobinamide-GDP ribazoletransferase, with the protein MNPLAELRYFFTALGYFTRVPVPRWVGFEPHYLNAAARYFPFVGVLIGGLSALVYLAALHVFPAAVAVLLSMAASLLVTGAFHEDGLADCVDAFGGAYTREDVLRIMHDSRIGAFGAIALIVALALKWQTLAVLPPWRAASLMIAAHAASRTVAISYLATLDYVRAEGKAKPVAQRLSGPAMLCAAVFGLPWLLWPNGVGSPDWRFAAAAFAVLLVLRFLMGRYFVRRIGGYTGDCLGFAQQIFELSIYLVGLAWISS; encoded by the coding sequence ATGAACCCGCTCGCGGAATTGCGCTACTTCTTCACGGCGCTCGGCTATTTCACGCGAGTGCCCGTGCCGCGCTGGGTCGGTTTCGAGCCGCATTATCTGAATGCGGCCGCGCGCTATTTTCCATTTGTCGGTGTATTGATCGGCGGGTTGAGCGCGCTGGTTTATCTGGCTGCGCTGCATGTGTTTCCGGCGGCCGTCGCGGTGCTGCTGTCGATGGCCGCGTCGCTGCTGGTGACGGGCGCGTTTCACGAAGACGGTCTCGCCGATTGTGTCGATGCGTTCGGTGGCGCCTATACGCGCGAAGACGTGTTGCGAATCATGCATGATTCGCGCATCGGTGCTTTCGGCGCCATCGCGCTAATCGTCGCGCTCGCGTTGAAGTGGCAGACGCTCGCGGTGTTGCCGCCGTGGCGCGCGGCAAGTCTGATGATTGCCGCGCATGCTGCGAGCCGCACTGTTGCAATCAGCTATCTGGCCACACTCGACTACGTGCGCGCCGAAGGCAAGGCGAAACCGGTGGCGCAGCGTTTGAGCGGCCCCGCTATGCTGTGCGCGGCGGTGTTCGGTTTGCCGTGGCTGCTGTGGCCGAACGGCGTGGGCTCGCCGGACTGGCGCTTCGCGGCAGCGGCGTTCGCGGTATTGCTGGTGCTTCGTTTTCTGATGGGCCGTTATTTCGTCAGACGCATCGGCGGTTATACCGGCGACTGTCTCGGCTTCGCGCAGCAGATTTTCGAATTGAGCATTTACCTGGTGGGGCTTGCATGGATATCGTCCTGA
- the cbiB gene encoding adenosylcobinamide-phosphate synthase CbiB produces MLTLPLVATLATLGVAVDRWLGEPRTAHPLVGFGNWAMRLEKRYNTGRRLRLKGLLAWSLAVMPPVLIAWWLVSVLPFFAACALHIALLWFALGARSLHDHIAPIAQALKQRDLDQARQLTARIVSRDTTTSDEAALSRAAVESALENGNDAIFGALFWFAIAGGPGALGFRLANTLDAMWGYRTPRYLRFGWAAARLDDVLNWIPARLTAASYALLGDTLTALRCWREQAPRWDSPNAGPVMSSGAGSLNVLIGGPAVYHGELEHRPTLGFGHPAKASHVTSALALVERTVILWLAVLIVLALLSVPFQG; encoded by the coding sequence ATGCTGACGCTTCCTCTCGTCGCGACACTCGCGACTCTGGGCGTGGCCGTCGACCGTTGGCTCGGCGAACCGCGTACCGCGCATCCGCTGGTGGGCTTCGGCAACTGGGCGATGCGTCTGGAAAAACGCTACAACACCGGGCGGCGTTTGCGGCTCAAGGGGCTGCTCGCGTGGTCGCTCGCGGTGATGCCGCCAGTGCTGATCGCGTGGTGGCTGGTGAGCGTGCTTCCGTTTTTCGCGGCCTGCGCGCTGCACATCGCGCTGCTCTGGTTCGCGCTCGGCGCACGCAGCCTGCACGATCACATTGCGCCGATCGCGCAGGCATTGAAGCAGCGCGATCTCGACCAGGCGCGTCAGTTGACCGCGCGAATCGTCTCGCGCGATACGACGACTTCCGATGAAGCCGCGTTGTCGCGCGCCGCCGTCGAATCGGCGCTTGAAAACGGTAACGACGCGATTTTCGGTGCGCTGTTCTGGTTCGCCATCGCGGGCGGTCCGGGCGCGCTCGGCTTCCGGCTCGCCAACACGCTCGACGCAATGTGGGGTTATCGCACGCCGCGTTATCTGCGCTTTGGCTGGGCCGCCGCGCGTCTGGACGACGTGCTCAACTGGATCCCCGCGCGTCTGACCGCCGCGAGTTACGCGCTGCTCGGCGACACGCTCACCGCGTTGCGTTGCTGGCGCGAGCAGGCGCCGCGCTGGGATAGTCCGAATGCGGGTCCGGTGATGTCGTCTGGCGCGGGCAGTCTGAATGTGTTGATCGGCGGACCGGCGGTTTATCACGGCGAACTCGAACATCGGCCGACGCTCGGCTTCGGACATCCCGCAAAGGCGAGCCACGTGACCTCCGCCCTGGCGCTGGTTGAGCGCACGGTCATTCTGTGGCTCGCGGTACTGATCGTGCTGGCGCTGCTGAGCGTGCCTTTTCAGGGTTGA
- a CDS encoding ParA family protein has product MTVIVVANPKGGVGKSTLSTNLAGYFAASGEWVALADLDKQQSAHAWLALRPDTLPAIEHWEVNQDTPVKPPKGLEHAVIDTPAGLHGNRLGIALDLADKVIVPLQPSMFDILATQEFLERLAKEKAVRKGAIEVGVVGMRVDARTRSAEQLHRFVEGLKLPVLGFLRDTQNYVQLAAHGLTLWDVAKSRVEKDLEQWQPIIEWTNGSGAKKA; this is encoded by the coding sequence ATGACGGTGATTGTGGTGGCGAATCCGAAGGGCGGCGTGGGTAAAAGCACGCTATCGACCAATCTGGCCGGCTATTTCGCCGCGTCCGGCGAATGGGTCGCGCTGGCGGACCTGGACAAGCAGCAGTCCGCTCACGCATGGCTGGCGTTGCGCCCTGACACGCTGCCAGCCATCGAGCACTGGGAGGTCAACCAGGACACGCCGGTCAAGCCGCCGAAGGGCCTGGAGCACGCGGTCATCGACACCCCGGCCGGCTTGCACGGCAATCGCCTCGGCATCGCGCTGGATCTGGCCGACAAGGTAATCGTGCCGCTGCAGCCGTCCATGTTCGATATTCTCGCCACGCAGGAATTTCTCGAGCGGCTGGCGAAGGAAAAGGCGGTCAGGAAGGGGGCGATCGAAGTCGGCGTGGTCGGCATGCGCGTCGATGCGCGCACGCGCTCGGCGGAGCAACTGCATCGTTTTGTCGAAGGTCTGAAGTTGCCGGTGCTGGGTTTCCTGCGCGATACGCAGAACTATGTGCAACTGGCCGCCCACGGGCTGACCTTGTGGGACGTCGCTAAAAGCCGCGTGGAGAAGGATCTGGAGCAGTGGCAGCCGATCATCGAATGGACGAACGGCAGCGGGGCGAAGAAGGCTTGA
- the cobC gene encoding alpha-ribazole phosphatase has translation MDIVLIRHPAVALDAGVCYGHSDVALAEDAKVASSALALRLATLQVPAPRVLISSPLTRCYALAVEIANDFGCVLSQDDRLKEMDFGDWETQRWDEIDRALLDDWASNFEHAREHGGESVAQFVARVRAWLDAFAQTRELSPAYVVTHAGVMRAIASIVLDVPLERCLRWSLDMASMVWLRRDDETQQWTLVRWNA, from the coding sequence ATGGATATCGTCCTGATTCGCCATCCCGCCGTCGCGCTCGATGCGGGCGTGTGTTACGGCCATAGCGACGTGGCGCTCGCCGAAGACGCGAAGGTGGCGTCGAGCGCGCTTGCGTTGCGGCTCGCCACGTTGCAGGTGCCTGCGCCACGCGTACTGATCTCGAGTCCGCTCACGCGTTGCTACGCGCTGGCCGTTGAAATCGCGAACGACTTCGGCTGCGTGCTGAGTCAGGACGATCGTCTGAAGGAAATGGATTTCGGCGATTGGGAAACGCAGCGTTGGGACGAGATCGATCGTGCGTTGCTCGACGACTGGGCGTCCAACTTCGAGCACGCGCGCGAGCATGGCGGCGAGAGCGTCGCGCAGTTCGTCGCGCGGGTTCGGGCGTGGCTCGACGCGTTTGCGCAGACGCGCGAGTTGTCACCCGCTTATGTGGTCACGCACGCAGGGGTGATGCGGGCGATTGCGTCGATCGTGCTGGACGTGCCGCTCGAACGTTGTCTGCGCTGGTCGCTAGATATGGCCAGCATGGTCTGGTTGCGCAGGGACGACGAGACGCAGCAATGGACGCTGGTGCGATGGAACGCGTGA
- a CDS encoding DUF3460 family protein — protein MYQSDITQFLNQLKQQKPNLEAEQRRGRALLWDKQPIDLDERAEQKASRVEQTPYSYYQNF, from the coding sequence ATGTATCAATCGGACATCACCCAGTTCCTGAACCAGCTCAAGCAACAGAAACCGAATCTTGAAGCCGAGCAACGCCGCGGCCGCGCGCTGCTGTGGGACAAACAGCCGATCGATCTGGACGAACGCGCCGAGCAGAAAGCCTCGCGCGTGGAACAGACGCCTTACTCGTACTACCAGAACTTCTGA
- a CDS encoding cobalamin-binding protein: MNQPNRLSAPLKHIAFAASACLLALQAHAAITVTDDTGATVTLPAAAQRVISLAPHVTELLYAAGGGAKMVGAVSYSDYPPEAKLLPRVGDNKALDLERIIALKPDLIVVWRHGNAQRQLDRLRGLHIPLFFSEPHRLDDVAVSLTKLGQLLGTSSTADAAATAYRQNIARLRAQYANRPPVSVFYQVWDKPLMTLNGEHMISDVIALCGGRNVFAALQPLAPTVSTEAVLAANPEAIVTAAQGATQPDTMLPQLGTWRAWPGLTAVANNNLFAIDGDLINRPAPRIAQGAQQLCDDLEIARSHRKPAQ; the protein is encoded by the coding sequence ATGAACCAGCCTAACCGCCTTAGCGCCCCACTCAAACACATTGCCTTCGCCGCGTCGGCGTGCCTCCTCGCGCTGCAAGCTCACGCGGCCATCACCGTCACCGACGACACCGGCGCAACCGTCACACTGCCCGCCGCCGCGCAACGCGTGATCAGCCTCGCGCCGCACGTCACCGAATTGCTGTATGCGGCGGGCGGCGGCGCAAAAATGGTCGGGGCCGTGTCGTACAGCGACTATCCGCCCGAAGCAAAACTGTTGCCGCGTGTCGGCGATAACAAGGCGCTGGACCTCGAACGCATCATCGCGTTGAAGCCCGATCTGATCGTGGTATGGCGGCACGGCAATGCGCAGCGTCAACTGGATCGGCTGCGCGGGTTGCACATTCCGCTGTTCTTCAGCGAGCCGCATCGTCTCGACGACGTCGCCGTTTCGCTGACGAAACTCGGGCAACTGCTCGGCACGTCATCGACAGCAGATGCAGCTGCGACGGCTTATCGGCAGAACATTGCCCGCCTGCGCGCGCAGTACGCGAACCGGCCGCCGGTCAGTGTGTTCTACCAGGTGTGGGATAAACCGTTGATGACGCTCAATGGCGAGCACATGATCAGCGACGTGATCGCGTTATGCGGCGGCCGCAATGTGTTCGCTGCACTTCAACCGCTGGCACCGACGGTATCGACCGAGGCGGTGCTCGCCGCGAATCCGGAAGCGATCGTCACGGCTGCCCAAGGCGCGACCCAGCCGGACACGATGTTGCCGCAACTCGGTACATGGCGCGCATGGCCCGGATTGACCGCCGTGGCGAACAACAACCTCTTCGCTATCGACGGCGATCTGATCAACCGGCCCGCACCGCGCATCGCTCAAGGCGCGCAACAGCTTTGCGATGACCTGGAGATTGCGCGCTCACATAGAAAGCCGGCTCAGTAA
- a CDS encoding cobyric acid synthase translates to MIQGTTSDAGKSTLVAGLCRLARRAGVRVAPFKPQNMALNSAVTVDGGEIGRAQALQAVAAGIAAHTDLNPVLLKPTSDRGAQVVIHGKARMNLDARAYHDYKPVAFEAVLESYARLQAAYDTIFVEGAGSPAEINLRDRDIANMGFAEAVDCPVVLVADIDRGGVFAHLTGTLACLSASEQARVRGFIINRFRGDVSLLKPGLDWLEAKTGKPVIGVVPYLHGLTLDAEDMLPPELRAAHSGDAGRMLRVVVPVLPHISNHTDFDALRAHPQVDFHYVRSGTPPPPADLIILPGSKNVRGDLAFLREQGWDAVLQRHLRYGGRVIGICGGMQMLGCEVADPYGVEGAPGASAGLGWLDYSTVLTKEKTLKNVTGRLALPGSPEVAGYEIHMGETRGAALDAPALQLDGAHPDGAISADGQILSTYVHGLFDTPAACAALLAWAGLSDAEKIDYPALREASLDRLADTLAEHLDLTKLFAAVG, encoded by the coding sequence ATGATTCAGGGCACCACGTCCGATGCGGGCAAGAGCACGCTGGTCGCCGGTTTGTGCCGGCTCGCGCGGCGTGCCGGCGTGCGGGTCGCGCCGTTCAAGCCGCAGAACATGGCGCTGAACAGCGCAGTGACAGTGGACGGCGGCGAGATCGGCCGCGCCCAGGCGTTGCAGGCGGTGGCCGCGGGCATCGCCGCGCATACCGATCTGAATCCGGTGCTGCTGAAGCCGACCAGCGATCGCGGCGCGCAGGTGGTCATCCACGGCAAGGCGCGAATGAATCTCGACGCCCGCGCGTATCACGACTACAAACCCGTCGCGTTCGAAGCGGTGCTGGAGTCGTATGCGCGTCTGCAGGCGGCGTACGACACGATCTTTGTCGAAGGCGCGGGCAGTCCGGCCGAAATCAATCTGCGTGACCGCGACATCGCCAACATGGGTTTCGCGGAAGCGGTCGACTGCCCGGTCGTGCTGGTCGCCGACATCGATCGCGGCGGCGTGTTCGCGCATCTGACCGGCACGCTCGCGTGTCTGTCGGCGAGCGAGCAGGCGCGGGTGCGCGGCTTCATCATCAACCGGTTTCGCGGCGATGTGAGTCTGCTGAAGCCTGGCCTCGACTGGCTTGAAGCGAAAACCGGCAAACCGGTGATCGGCGTTGTGCCGTATCTGCATGGCCTCACGCTCGATGCCGAAGACATGCTGCCGCCCGAGTTGCGCGCGGCGCACAGCGGCGACGCAGGACGGATGTTGCGGGTGGTCGTGCCGGTGCTGCCGCACATCAGCAATCACACGGATTTCGATGCGTTGCGCGCGCATCCGCAAGTCGATTTTCATTACGTGAGAAGTGGCACGCCGCCGCCTCCGGCTGATCTGATCATCCTGCCGGGGTCGAAAAACGTGCGCGGCGATCTGGCGTTTCTGCGCGAGCAGGGCTGGGATGCGGTGCTACAACGGCATTTGCGCTACGGCGGTCGCGTGATCGGCATCTGCGGCGGGATGCAGATGCTGGGGTGCGAAGTGGCCGATCCGTATGGGGTCGAGGGTGCGCCGGGGGCGTCGGCGGGACTCGGCTGGCTCGATTATTCGACGGTGCTCACGAAAGAAAAGACGCTGAAGAACGTGACCGGGCGGCTGGCGTTGCCAGGATCGCCGGAGGTCGCGGGCTACGAGATTCACATGGGCGAGACTCGGGGCGCGGCGCTTGATGCGCCCGCGTTGCAACTCGACGGTGCGCATCCCGACGGCGCGATTTCCGCCGATGGTCAAATTCTCTCCACTTACGTGCACGGCCTGTTCGACACGCCGGCCGCGTGCGCCGCGTTGCTGGCGTGGGCCGGACTCAGCGACGCTGAGAAGATCGACTATCCGGCGTTGCGCGAGGCGTCGCTGGATCGGCTCGCGGATACGCTCGCCGAGCATCTCGATCTGACGAAGCTTTTTGCGGCGGTGGGTTGA
- the cobU gene encoding bifunctional adenosylcobinamide kinase/adenosylcobinamide-phosphate guanylyltransferase, with product MTPRDLTFVLGGARSGKSVHAEQLAAASALPVTYIATAAVVGDAEFSARIAHHRERRPAHWRLVEAGVDLADAVTQNDAPGQCILIDCLTLWLANVLCPPEGETAPLDQYHARVAALETALVGAQGKVIVVSNEIGLGVVPMGAATRLYVDELGRLNQRIAALSTTATMMVAGLPLTLKSAGHA from the coding sequence ATGACTCCCCGCGACCTCACCTTCGTTCTAGGCGGCGCGCGCTCGGGCAAGAGCGTGCATGCCGAGCAGCTTGCCGCCGCCAGCGCCCTCCCCGTTACGTATATCGCCACGGCGGCCGTCGTCGGCGACGCCGAATTCAGCGCGCGCATCGCGCATCATCGCGAGCGTCGTCCGGCGCACTGGCGCCTGGTCGAAGCGGGCGTCGATCTCGCGGACGCCGTCACGCAAAACGACGCGCCCGGCCAGTGCATCCTGATCGACTGCCTGACGTTGTGGCTCGCCAATGTGCTCTGTCCGCCCGAAGGCGAAACCGCGCCGCTCGATCAATATCACGCGCGGGTCGCCGCGCTCGAAACAGCGCTCGTCGGTGCGCAAGGCAAGGTCATCGTGGTGAGCAACGAAATTGGTCTGGGCGTGGTGCCGATGGGCGCGGCCACGCGTCTTTACGTCGACGAACTCGGGCGGCTCAACCAGCGCATCGCCGCGTTGAGCACCACGGCCACGATGATGGTCGCGGGCCTGCCGCTCACGCTCAAATCAGCAGGCCACGCGTGA